One Stigmatopora argus isolate UIUO_Sarg chromosome 12, RoL_Sarg_1.0, whole genome shotgun sequence genomic window carries:
- the LOC144086219 gene encoding choline transporter-like protein 5-A isoform X1, protein MAPNRYAGGGSAVGEAVNPRPFCGEPHKYDPSFRGPVHRRSCTDVFCCLIFILAVLSYVALGFVAWLHGAPGKVLHPTNSYGELCGQSGTPNAKRPLLFYFNILKCANPSILINLQCPTTQMCVSKCPDKFATYSEMQLERQIGGGGGASWQYYRHFCKPGFNDPNKPVSQVLRDEDCPSMIVPSRPLLQRCLPDVLTLNGTETVANKSRFQDAVKKTRNVTELLDAAKVIRQLVDTRELGLKILEDYAKSWPWIILGLLIATMFSLIFVVLLRFTATVMLWISIMAVLMLLTYGLWYCCMALSTLEAKRGSDVSIAQVGLQTDLKVYLQLRQTWMILLASLAAAALFLLLILAIMRRRISLAIALLKEASEATSHMLSTLLYPLVTFFLLSLCVSYWAVTAVYLASSGEAVYKVASPNASCRHADGPCQPEVRPRSFRRFSPTWNVNITWRFFLPRQTFYGGNWSTETSCEGSRCLFAFYGGESTYHRYLAVLQMSNLLLFLWLANFSLALGQCTLAGAFSSYYWARRKPQDVPAHPLAASFARALRYHTGSLAFGALVLSAVQLFRIILKYLENKLKGLDNSLSRFLLCCLSGCFWCLEKIIRYMNSNAYIMVAIYGKSFFRSAQDAFFLLMRNMVRVAVVDRVTDFLLFLGKIMVAGGVGVLASLFFTGKLAFLQEEVPELNYYEVPVLTAVVGSYLIAHAFFSVYAMCVDTFFLCFCDDLERNDGSSEKPFFMSPTLRRILGKSQGC, encoded by the exons ATGGCACCGAACCGCTACGCCGGCGGCGGCTCGGCAGTCGGCGAAGCGGTGAACCCGCGTCCTTTCTGCG gtGAGCCACACAAGTATGATCCTTCTTTCAGAGGTCCAGTCCACAGAAG AAGCTGCACAGATGTTTTCTGCTGCCTGATCTTTATCCTCGCCGTTCTCTCCTACGTCGCCCTCGGATTCGTGG CCTGGCTCCACGGCGCCCCCGGGAAGGTGCTCCACCCGACAAACAGCTACGGCGAGTTGTGCGGTCAGTCGGGAACCCCCAACGC GAAGAGACCACTTCTCTTCTATTTCAACATCTTGAAATGTGCCAATCCTTCTATACTCATCAACCTGCAGTGCCCGACAACTCAG ATGTGCGTGTCCAAGTGCCCCGACAAGTTTGCCACTTATTCTGAGATGCAGCTGGAGCGGCaaatcggcggcggcggcggcgcttcTTGGCAATACTACAGACACTTTTGCAAACCTGGCTTCAACGATCCCAACAAG CCGGTTTCTCAGGTCCTTCGAGACGAAGATTGTCCCTCCATGATTGTGCCAAGCAGACCAC TGCTTCAGAGATGCCTGCCGGATGTCCTGACTCTGAATGGGACGGAGACGGTGGCGAATAAGAGCCGCTTCCAAGACGCTGTGAAAAAAACACGCAACGTCACAGAGCTCCTCGACGCTGCCAA AGTAATACGACAACTGGTGGATACTCGGGAGCTGGGCTTGAAGATACTGGAGGATTATGCAAAATCATGGCCCTGGATTATTTT aGGTCTGCTGATAGCCACCATGTTCAGTTTGATCTTCGTTGTGCTGCTCCGATTCACAGCCACCGTCATGTTATGGATTTCCATCATGGCCGTCCTGATGCTCCTGACCTACG GTTTGTGGTACTGCTGTATGGCGTTAAGCACCCTCGAGGCCAAACGGGGTTCCGATGTCTCCATCGCCCAAGTGGGACTCCAGACCGACTTGAAAGTCTACCTCCAGCTCCGACAAACCTGGATGATTTTAC TGGCGTCTCTGGCAGCGGCGGCGCTTTTCCTCTTGCTGATCCTCGCCATCATGCGGCGGAGGATTTCTTTGGCTATCGCCTTGCTCAAAGAGGCCAGCGA AGCCACCAGTCACATGTTGTCCACCCTGTTGTACCCGCTGGTGACCTTTTTTCTACTCTCGCTTTGCGTTTCCTATTGGGCCGTGACCGCGGTGTACTTGGCGTCTTCGGGGGAAGCCGTCTACAAAGTGGCGTCCCCCAACGCCAGCTGTCGTCACGCCGACGGCCCTTGCCAGCCCGAGGTGAGGCCGCGGTCTTTTCGCCGCTTCTCCCCGACGTGGAACGTAAACATAACGTGGCGTTTTTTCCTCCCGCGTCAGACTTTCTACGGGGGCAACTGGTCCACGGAAACATCGTGCGAGGGCTCCCGGTGCCTGTTTGCGTTTTACGGCGGCGAGTCGACCTACCACCGCTACTTGGCCGTGCTGCAAATGTCCAACTTGCTGCTCTTCCTGTGGCTGGCCAACTTCAGCTTGGCCTTGGGACAATGCACCCTGGCCGGAGCTTTTTCCAGCTACTATTGGGCCAGGAGGAAACCCCAGGACGTTCCCGCCCACCCGCTCGCCGCGTCATTCGCCAGAGCGCTGAG GTACCACACGGGGTCTTTGGCATTTGGGGCTCTGGTCCTCTCTGCGGTGCAGCTATTCCGGATCATCCTGAAATATTTGGAGAATAAGCTCAAAG GGCTTGACAACAGCCTCTCCAGATTCCTACTCTGTTGCCTATCgggctgtttttggtgtttggaAAAAATCATTCGTTACATGAACTCCAACGCTTATATCATG GTAGCAATTTATGGCAAGAGCTTCTTCAGGTCCGCTCAAGATGCATTTTTTCTTCTCATGAGGAACATGGTCAG GGTCGCCGTTGTGGACAGAGTGACggatttccttttgtttttagggaaaataatggTCGCCGGAGGAGTTG GCGTGCTAGCGTCGCTTTTCTTCACCGGGAAATTGGCTTTTCTCCAGGAGGAAGTGCCCGAGCTCAACTATTATGAAGTTCCCGTATTG ACGGCAGTGGTGGGCTCCTACCTCATTGCTCATGCTTTCTTCAGCGTTTACGCCATGTGtgttgacactttttttctctgctTCT GTGACGACTTGGAGAGAAATGACGGAAGCTCCGAAAAACCTTTCTTTATGTCGCCGACCTTGCGCAGAATTCTGGGGAAATCCCAAGGGTGTTGA
- the LOC144086219 gene encoding choline transporter-like protein 5-A isoform X2: protein MCVSKCPDKFATYSEMQLERQIGGGGGASWQYYRHFCKPGFNDPNKPVSQVLRDEDCPSMIVPSRPLLQRCLPDVLTLNGTETVANKSRFQDAVKKTRNVTELLDAAKVIRQLVDTRELGLKILEDYAKSWPWIILGLLIATMFSLIFVVLLRFTATVMLWISIMAVLMLLTYGLWYCCMALSTLEAKRGSDVSIAQVGLQTDLKVYLQLRQTWMILLASLAAAALFLLLILAIMRRRISLAIALLKEASEATSHMLSTLLYPLVTFFLLSLCVSYWAVTAVYLASSGEAVYKVASPNASCRHADGPCQPEVRPRSFRRFSPTWNVNITWRFFLPRQTFYGGNWSTETSCEGSRCLFAFYGGESTYHRYLAVLQMSNLLLFLWLANFSLALGQCTLAGAFSSYYWARRKPQDVPAHPLAASFARALRYHTGSLAFGALVLSAVQLFRIILKYLENKLKGLDNSLSRFLLCCLSGCFWCLEKIIRYMNSNAYIMVAIYGKSFFRSAQDAFFLLMRNMVRVAVVDRVTDFLLFLGKIMVAGGVGVLASLFFTGKLAFLQEEVPELNYYEVPVLTAVVGSYLIAHAFFSVYAMCVDTFFLCFCDDLERNDGSSEKPFFMSPTLRRILGKSQGC, encoded by the exons ATGTGCGTGTCCAAGTGCCCCGACAAGTTTGCCACTTATTCTGAGATGCAGCTGGAGCGGCaaatcggcggcggcggcggcgcttcTTGGCAATACTACAGACACTTTTGCAAACCTGGCTTCAACGATCCCAACAAG CCGGTTTCTCAGGTCCTTCGAGACGAAGATTGTCCCTCCATGATTGTGCCAAGCAGACCAC TGCTTCAGAGATGCCTGCCGGATGTCCTGACTCTGAATGGGACGGAGACGGTGGCGAATAAGAGCCGCTTCCAAGACGCTGTGAAAAAAACACGCAACGTCACAGAGCTCCTCGACGCTGCCAA AGTAATACGACAACTGGTGGATACTCGGGAGCTGGGCTTGAAGATACTGGAGGATTATGCAAAATCATGGCCCTGGATTATTTT aGGTCTGCTGATAGCCACCATGTTCAGTTTGATCTTCGTTGTGCTGCTCCGATTCACAGCCACCGTCATGTTATGGATTTCCATCATGGCCGTCCTGATGCTCCTGACCTACG GTTTGTGGTACTGCTGTATGGCGTTAAGCACCCTCGAGGCCAAACGGGGTTCCGATGTCTCCATCGCCCAAGTGGGACTCCAGACCGACTTGAAAGTCTACCTCCAGCTCCGACAAACCTGGATGATTTTAC TGGCGTCTCTGGCAGCGGCGGCGCTTTTCCTCTTGCTGATCCTCGCCATCATGCGGCGGAGGATTTCTTTGGCTATCGCCTTGCTCAAAGAGGCCAGCGA AGCCACCAGTCACATGTTGTCCACCCTGTTGTACCCGCTGGTGACCTTTTTTCTACTCTCGCTTTGCGTTTCCTATTGGGCCGTGACCGCGGTGTACTTGGCGTCTTCGGGGGAAGCCGTCTACAAAGTGGCGTCCCCCAACGCCAGCTGTCGTCACGCCGACGGCCCTTGCCAGCCCGAGGTGAGGCCGCGGTCTTTTCGCCGCTTCTCCCCGACGTGGAACGTAAACATAACGTGGCGTTTTTTCCTCCCGCGTCAGACTTTCTACGGGGGCAACTGGTCCACGGAAACATCGTGCGAGGGCTCCCGGTGCCTGTTTGCGTTTTACGGCGGCGAGTCGACCTACCACCGCTACTTGGCCGTGCTGCAAATGTCCAACTTGCTGCTCTTCCTGTGGCTGGCCAACTTCAGCTTGGCCTTGGGACAATGCACCCTGGCCGGAGCTTTTTCCAGCTACTATTGGGCCAGGAGGAAACCCCAGGACGTTCCCGCCCACCCGCTCGCCGCGTCATTCGCCAGAGCGCTGAG GTACCACACGGGGTCTTTGGCATTTGGGGCTCTGGTCCTCTCTGCGGTGCAGCTATTCCGGATCATCCTGAAATATTTGGAGAATAAGCTCAAAG GGCTTGACAACAGCCTCTCCAGATTCCTACTCTGTTGCCTATCgggctgtttttggtgtttggaAAAAATCATTCGTTACATGAACTCCAACGCTTATATCATG GTAGCAATTTATGGCAAGAGCTTCTTCAGGTCCGCTCAAGATGCATTTTTTCTTCTCATGAGGAACATGGTCAG GGTCGCCGTTGTGGACAGAGTGACggatttccttttgtttttagggaaaataatggTCGCCGGAGGAGTTG GCGTGCTAGCGTCGCTTTTCTTCACCGGGAAATTGGCTTTTCTCCAGGAGGAAGTGCCCGAGCTCAACTATTATGAAGTTCCCGTATTG ACGGCAGTGGTGGGCTCCTACCTCATTGCTCATGCTTTCTTCAGCGTTTACGCCATGTGtgttgacactttttttctctgctTCT GTGACGACTTGGAGAGAAATGACGGAAGCTCCGAAAAACCTTTCTTTATGTCGCCGACCTTGCGCAGAATTCTGGGGAAATCCCAAGGGTGTTGA